The following are encoded in a window of Blastocatellia bacterium genomic DNA:
- a CDS encoding acyltransferase — protein MPRIVKCGLIQTSLACSTAESVETIKQASVERHLKLIEQAGREGVQILCLQELFNGPYFCAEQTPRWYEMVEHIPDGPTTRLMQELARKYQMAIIVPIYEEEITGVYYNTAAVIDADGTYLGKYRKNHIPHCAPGFWEKFYFRPGNLGYPVFKTKYAHVGVYICYDRHFPEGARALGLNGAEIVFNPSATVAGLSEYLWKLEQPAHAVANAYFVGAINRVGYEDPWRIGEFYGTSYFCDPRGQLVAEASRDRDQLVTAELDLDMIRQVRNIWQFFRDRRPETYDELVKI, from the coding sequence ATGCCCAGGATTGTCAAATGCGGATTGATTCAAACCTCGCTGGCGTGTTCGACGGCGGAGTCGGTCGAAACCATCAAACAGGCCAGCGTCGAACGACATCTGAAACTGATCGAGCAAGCGGGCCGCGAAGGCGTGCAGATTCTCTGCTTGCAGGAGCTGTTCAATGGACCGTATTTCTGCGCTGAGCAGACGCCGCGGTGGTACGAGATGGTTGAACACATTCCCGACGGACCGACGACGCGGCTGATGCAAGAGCTGGCCAGAAAGTATCAGATGGCCATCATCGTACCGATTTATGAAGAGGAGATCACGGGCGTTTACTACAACACGGCGGCAGTGATTGACGCCGATGGGACGTACCTGGGCAAGTACCGCAAGAATCATATCCCGCACTGCGCGCCGGGCTTTTGGGAGAAGTTCTATTTCCGTCCGGGTAATCTGGGCTACCCGGTCTTCAAGACGAAGTACGCGCATGTGGGTGTCTACATCTGCTATGACCGGCACTTCCCTGAAGGCGCTCGCGCGCTGGGGCTGAACGGCGCGGAGATCGTGTTCAATCCGTCGGCCACCGTTGCCGGTTTGTCCGAATACTTATGGAAATTGGAACAGCCGGCTCATGCGGTGGCCAATGCTTACTTTGTCGGCGCCATCAATCGCGTGGGCTACGAAGACCCATGGCGCATTGGCGAGTTTTATGGCACTAGTTACTTTTGTGATCCGCGCGGTCAACTGGTGGCCGAAGCGAGCCGTGACCGCGACCAGTTGGTCACGGCTGAGCTTGACCTGGACATGATTCGCCAGGTGCGGAATATCTGGCAATTTTTCC